The genomic interval TTCCAATCAGGGGTGGGACCTGCCGTCTCGTCAATCAACGCCTATCTATATCACCGTCTATCTATACCACGCCGTCCGACCCGGCGACGGACCCAGTGAGACCGCGCAGCGCCACCTTCGAGAACTTGCCCGTCGCCGTCTTGGGAATCTCGTCGACGACGACGAAGCGATCGGGGATCCACCACGAGGCGACCCGGCCGCGAAGGTACTCGCGGAGACCCGTCTCGTCGACGTCCACCCCACCCGCGAGTACGACGTACGCGCACGGCCGCTCTCCCCAGCGGTCGTCGACGACACCGATCACCGCCGCCTCCCGCACCGCCGGGTGCGCCATCAGCTCGTTCTCCAGGGTGACCGACGAGATCCACTCCCCGCCAGACTTGATCATGTCCTTGATGCGGTCGACGATACGTAGGTAGCCGAACTCGTCGAGCGTCGCGACGTCACCGGTGCGCAGCCAGCCGTCGTCGGTGAAGGACGACGTGCCCGGATCGGCACCGAAGTAGCTCGCCGCGACCGTCGGCCCGGCCACCTGGAGTTCGCCCGACGCGATGCCGTCCCGCGCGACGGGCCGACGCTCGGCGTCCACAATCCGGACGTCGACCAACGGCACCGTCGGCCCGGGCCGGCCGAGCACCCGTCGGCGTTCGTCGGCCGGCAGCGCGTCGTGCGCGGACGAGACCCGGCCGCACGCGACGAGCGGGCTCGTCTCGGTCATCCCCCAGGAACCTGTGATGGGTACGCCGATCGCCCGCTCCCACGCCTGGGACAGCGCGTCCGGCAGGGCGCTCCCGCCGCTGACCACCTTGCGCAGCGACGAGAGGTCGGCGGTACGCAGCAGCGGCTCCAGCCCGCGCCAGATCGCCGGTACGCCGGCAGCGAATGTCACCCGGTGCCGGGAGAGTCGCTGGATCAGCTCCGTCGGGGCCATCGCCGGACCCGGAAGCACGAGGTCGGCTCCGGCGAGCACCGCCGCGTAGGGCAGCCCCCAGGCGTTGACGTGGAACATCGGCACGATGGGCATGACGACGTCCCGCTCCGAGATGGCGAAGCTGTCGACGCCCAGCAGCAGCATCGCGTGCAGCACGAGGGAGCGGTGGCTGTAGAGCACGCCCCTCGGCCGCCCGGTCGTACCGGAGGTGTAGCAGAGGCTCGCGGCGTCGTCCTCGTCGACGCAGGGCAGCGGTGCCGGCTCGGGGCATCGGGCGAGTAGCGCCTCGTAGTCGACCACCCGCGGATCGGCGGGAACCGCCTCGTCGCCACCGTCGTCCATCACGACGATCCAGCGGACCGTCGCGATGGAGCGGACGGCGTCCCAGACCGTGCCGAGCAGCGACCGGTCGACGAAGACGACGTCGTCGGCCGCGTCGGACATGATGTGTACCAGGTCGCGGGCGAAGAGCCGGTGGTTGATCGTGTGGAGGACGCGGCCGGCCGACGGGACACCCAGATACAGCTCGACGTGGCGCTGGCTGTTCCAGCCGAAGGTGCCGACCCGGGCCGAGTTCGGGACCTCCAGGACGTCGAGCACGGCGGAGAGTCGCCGCGCACGGTCGATCACCTCGCCCCAGGTCGAGATCGTCTCGCCCGACGCGGTCGCCGTGACGACCCGCTTGTGCCGGAAACCCAGATCCGCCCGGCGCATCAACAGGCCGACGTCGAGCGACCTGTCCTGCATCAGTCCGCGCACGGTTCCTCCGTTTCTGCGAGGGTGCTCCTGCCGCTGTCCGGCGCCGGCCGTCCTCACCGGACGGTGGTCGACCCGAGCCGGACGTGCCGATCGTCGGCGTCCAGCACCAGGCTCGCCGGCCACTGGTCCCAGTGGCGACCGAGTCCCCGGTGCTGCGGTGATCCGTGGTGGACGAAGTTCCGGACGCTGGCGATCATCAGGTCCGACAGCCGCAGCCGGCCGGGCCGGTTCTGCTGGCTGAAGGCGTACGAGAACACGTTGCGGCCGAAGTTGCCGAAGACGAAGGGCAGATCGATCGCGTGCACGGCGCCGTACACCTCGTCGAACGGCGCGGGCTGCTGGTTCCAGTCGAACCGGTAGTGATAGAGCGACCGGTTCCCGCCGCGAGCCAGCGCATCGAGTGAATCCCGGTTGATGCCGGTGAAGACGGCCTCGGTGAGCGCCGCGGCAGCGTCGTTCCAGCCTCCGGGCTTCTCCACCGGCAGGTACTCGTCCCTGAGCAGATCGGAGGTGGTCAGCTCGCCGGGGTCGTCCGGGTCGAACAGGTACTGCATCGTGAACCGGTCGTAGTCGCTCGGCCTGTGTGCGCCGATGGTGCTGCCGAAGAGCTTCCCTTCCTCAAGGGTGTTCCCGGCCAGTACGGGCACGTCCCGACCGACCCCGGACCCGAGTACGGCGTACGGGTCCGCGGGGATCACGGTGCCGTCGGCGATGACCGCCGGTGTCGCGTCGAGCTGGTGCCTGACGAGCACCCGGACCAGTTCGTCGGCGGGAAGCGAACGGAGCAGCTCCATGCCGCTGCTGCCCGAGGAGGGGTGGTCGCTCTTCGCGGCCTGCATCACCCGGTCGGCGTAGGCCCGCGCGCTGGCCACGCTTCGGGTGCTCAGGCCGCCGCTGAGCGGGATGGCCTTGTCCACCATGCCGCGGGCCAGTGGGGAGACGAGCAGGGACCAGACGTTCACCGCACCCGCGGACTGGCCCATCACGCTGATGTTGCCGGGGTCGCCACCGAACCGCCGCGCGTTCTGGTCGACGAAGCGGAGCGCCTTGACGAGGTCGAGGGTGCCGAAGTTGCCGGAGGCCGACAGCGGGTCGTCGTGGCCCGCGCCTTCGGCGTTCAGCCAGCCGAAGATCCCCACCCGGTAGTTGACGGTGACGACCACGGCCTGGGCGCGCCTGGCCAGCTCGCGCCCGTCGTACATCGGATCCGCCGAGTAGCCGACGACGTTGCTTCCGCCGTGGATGAAGAACACGACGGGCAGGTCGCGCGCTGACGTGGACGGCCGGAACACGTTCAGCGTCAGGCAGTCCTCCTCGCCGACGGGCTGTTGCAGGCCGTCCCGGACCGCCAGGTCGTAGCGCGGCCCGTTCGGGGACGGGCTGAAGAAGCGTCCCGGCTGGGTGCATCCCGGCCCGTACTCCTGGGTGCGCCGGACGTCCACCCAGGACCGGTGGGTCTTCGGCGGTTGCCACCGGAGCCTGCCCACCGGCGGCTCGGCGTAGGGGATTCCCAGCCACGAGTACGTCCCGCTCGACCGGCCCTCGTTCAGTCCGACGATCGGGCCCAGCGTCGTTCGGACCTGGGTCGGGTTCGCTCCAGGGTGGAGAGCGTGCGCGGACGCACCGGCGGGTGGCGTGGCGGCCAGCACGGCGGTCGCAAGGACGACGCCGAGGATCGGCCGGAGCAGAGACGACCTGGTGCGACGACGCCCGGCCGGTTCGCGGGCGATGGCGGCCCCGGACGGCATAGCAGGCATTGGCACTGCCTCCTTGGTGTCAGCCTGGCACGCGGTGTCGCAATCCGCGTCTACATTGCCACCGCGTGCCATCACTGTTGCACGCGTCACTTATCCGGGGCAAGAGCCGGCCGGCTGCCGGACGTTTCCGCTGCCGACCCTTGCGGGCCCCTGTGACCCATGGCACAGTGTTGGCACTCAGTGCCGCCTAGGGGCGGCGTTGGCGGCACAGCGTGCTTAGGCAGGAGGTCCGCGATGAGCCAGGTGCGGCGAGTTCGGGGAAGACTGAGGCGATTCCATGCCGGACTGATCCTCGCCACCGTGTTGGCGAGCGCGACGGCGGTCCTCGGGACCGCGCCCGCCACCGCCACGGTGGGCGCGGCACCGAGCTGCGCCGAGTTGGCGGGAAGCGAGATCCCGGCGTCGGCAATCACGTTGCCGACCAGGGGTGGCCGGGTCGGGTCGGCATCCCTGGTGACCCAGACCGTGAGTGGCAAGACCATCGAGTACTGCACCGTCGGTGCGGCGCTCTTCCCGATCGACCCCTCCGCGCCGGACATCAGGCTACAGATCGCGATGCCGGTCGAGTGGAACCGCAACGCGATGATGTTCGGCGGCGGCGGATACAACGGAACGATTCCCGCCGTCACCCAGAACGTGCCGTTCGGGCGTGCCGATCAACCGACGCCGCTGGCCCGTGGGTACGTGACGTTCGGGAGCGACTCCGGCCACCAGGCGGGGCCCGCAGGGTCCCTGGACGGGTCCTTCGGGATGAACGACGAGGCACTTCGCAACTTCGCCGCCGGTGACGCGCTCAAGAAGACCCGCGATGCCGCGCTCTACCTCATCCGTCGTGGCTACGGTGTCGGACCCGGTCGGACGTACTTCGCGGGCGGCTCGACGGGCGGACGGGAGGCTCTCGTCGTCGCACAGCGCTGGCCGGACGCCTTCGACGGCGTCATCTCCGCCTACCCCGCCTGGAACAACACCGCCGAGATCCTGCACCTCGGCCACCTCGTGCAGGTGATGTCCCGCCCCGGCGCATTCCCCGGCCCCGAGAAGCAGACCCTCCTCTACGACAGCGTCATGGCGGCGTGCGACGGACGGGACGGCCTCGAGGACAGGATCATCTCGAACGCCGACGGCTGCGAACTCGACCCCCGCGTGCTCCGCTGCTCCAAGGGTGCCGATACCGGCCCGACCTGTCTCTCCGATCCGCAGATCGCCTCGGTGATCGCCGCCGCCGAGCCGTTCCGCTGGCCGTACCGGATCGCCAGCGGCGAGCGGTACTATCCCGGCTTCCCGCTGCTCTCGGGTGCCGACATGAGAACCCCGGTCCTCGGCTTCGGCACCTCCGCGCCCGCCAACCCGATGCCGACGACCAGCGGATACGGGGCGCAGTACTGGGACCAGTGGGTGAAGTACTTCCTGACCAGGGACGCCGGCCACGACCCCCTGGCTGTCGACCCTCGGCGACCCGGAAAGTGGCTTCCCCGGATCAGTCACCTCTCGACCATCCAGGACCGCAACGACTCGGACCTGCGTCCCTTCGCGCGCTCCGGCGGAAAACTGCTGCTCCTGCACGGTGCTGCCGACGAGCTGGTGTCGCACCGCTCGACGAACGACTACTACCGGCGGGTGCTCGGCACGGTAGGCACCCGGCAGACCCGGGAGTTCATGCGGTACTACCTGGTGCCAGGGGCGAACCACGCCAACGTCGGCGCGCCCGCGTTCGCCGCCAACTGGGACTCGCTCTCCGCCCTGGAGCGCTGGGTCGAGGCAGGACGGCCGCCGGTCAGGCCGGTGGCCACCGACGCCAGGAGTGGCAGGACCCGCCCGCTCTGCGAGTACCCGCGCTGGCCGAAGTACCGCTCGGGTGATCCCGACAGCGCCGAGAGCTTCGTGTGTGCGCGCTGACGTCACCTCGGTGCCGTCAGCCTGCCGGGGCGCAGCGACCAACCGCGGCACAGCGCCGCCCGAACCGTGTGACCGAGAAGGGACTGAGATGCCTCGACCGCCAGCGCAGCTCCCCGCCGGAGGGAGGGCAGCCGGGATGACGACGGGCTCGGCCGCTCTAGCCAGGAGGGAAGCCGGGTGACGACGAGCGATCGGATGGCGCTGCGCACCCGGTCCCTGACGAAGGTGTTCCGCGGCTTCCGGGCGGTGGACTCGGTGGACCTCGAGGTTCGCGAGGGCAGTGTGCACGCGCTGGTGGGCCCGAACGGTGCCGGCAAGACCACGCTGTTCAACCTGCTGACCGGATTCGTCTCCCCGACGTCCGGCGCGATCACGGTCTTCGACGAGGACGTCACCGGCCAACAGCCCGAGCAGGTCGCCCGCCGTGGCGTGGCCAGGTCGTTCCAGATCACCAGCCTCTTCGAGACACTGACGAGCCGGCAGCACGTGGAGCTGGCTCTCCAGGGGCTCACCAGCCAGGGATTCCGGTTCTGGCGGTCGGAGAAGCTGCTCGGCAGGAACCGCGCCCGGGTGGACGAGCTGCTCGCGCAGGTGGGGCTGATGCCGCTGGCGGAGAAGCCGGTCGGGCTGCTCGCCTACGGGCAGAAGCGCGCGCTGGAACTGGCGCTGGTGCTGGCGCTGGATCCACGGGTGATGCTCCTCGACGAGCCGACGGCCGGGATGGGGATCGAGGACGTCGACCGGACCATCGAGCTGGTCCGCCGCCTCGCGGCCGGTCGCACGGTGGTGTTCGTGGACCACAACATGCACGTGGTCGGCAGCCTGGCCGACCGGGTGACGGTGTTGCAGCAGGGCCGAATCCTGGCCGAGGGCGGCTACGACGAGGTCCGCAACGACGAACGGGTGATCACCGCGTACCTGGGCGAGGCCGACCATGCTTGAGGTGAACGGCCTGATGGCGTGGTACGGCGAGGCGCAGGCCCTGCACGGGGTGAGCGTACGGGTCGGAGAGGGCGAGGTCGTCACCCTGGTCGGGCGCAACGGCGCCGGAAAGACCACCCTGGTGCGGTGCCTGATCGGCCTGCACCGGCAGGTCGGCGGCAGCGTCTCCTTCCTCGGCCGCGACGTCACCCGCACGCCGGCCCACCAGCGGGCCCGCGCCGGGATGGGCTGGGTCCAGGACGACCGCGGCATCTACGCGAGCCTCAGCGTGGAGGAGAACCTGCTGCTTCCGCCCAGGGTCTCCGACCGGGCGTGGACGCTGGAGCGGGTCTACGAGACGTTCCCGGAACTCGCCGACCGCCGCAGGGCGCCCGGCACCACGCTGTCGGGTGGGGAGCAGCAGATGCTGGCCATCGCCCGGGCGCTCCGGACCGGTGCCCGGCTGATGCTGATGGACGAACCCTCCGAGGGCCTGGCCCCGGTGGTCGTGGCCCGGATCGGGACGATCATCCGCCAGATCAAGGCCACCGGCGCCGGTGTGCTGCTCATCGAGCAGAACGTCAAGTTCGCCGCCACCGTGGCCGACCGGCACTACCTGCTCAGCCAGGGCCGCGTCGTCGAGACCCTCGACAACTCCGAATTCCGGCGGCGCGAGGGCGAACTCCTCACCCATCTCGGCATCTGACCGGTCGGCGAGACGACGCGACACATCCGATACGACACGAGGAGGACCACCATGAGAAGCAAGCGGATTGGGGCCGGTGCCGCGGCGGTGACAGGGGTACTGCTCCTCGGCGCCTGCGGTGCCGGCGGCCCCGGGGGGTCGGACGGCGATTTCACCGACGGCAAGCTGGTGCTCGCGGTACTCAACGACCAGTCCGGCATCTACAAGGACGCGTCGGGGCCGAACAGCGTCAAGGCGGTCAGGATGGCGGTGGCCGACTACCAGAAGAAGTACGGCGACAGGGCGGTCGTCGACGAGATCGAGGTGACCTCGACCGACCACCAGAACAAGCCGGACATCGCCAACACCAAGGCGAAGGAGCTGTACGAGCGCGGGGGAGCGGACGTCATCCTCGACGTGCCGACCTCGTCGGCGGCGCTGGCCGTCGCCAACCAGGCGAAGAGCCACAAGAAGCTGTTCCTCGACGTCAGCGCGGCGACCACCGAACTGACCGGCGGGCAGTGCAACAAGTACACCTTCCAGTGGGCCTACAACACCTACATGCTCGCCAACGGCACCGGCACGACCGTCACCGAGAACGGCGGCAAGAACTGGCACATCATCTACCCGGACTACCAGTTCGGCCAGGACATGACCAAGTCCTTCACCGAGGCGATCAAGCGGGCCGGCGGCACCGTGCAGGGCACCATCCCGACGCCGTTCCCGAACGACAACTTCGCGACCTTCCTCACCAAGGCCGGCAGCACCAACCCCGACGTGATCGGCACGATGCAGGCCGGCGGTGACCTGATCAACGTGGTCAAGCAGTTCAACGAGTCGGGGCTGCGGGAGAGGGGCATCGACCTGGCCGTCGGGCTGATGCTGATCACCGACATCCACTCGCTCGGCGTCGACCAGTTCGCCGGCACGATGTTCACCGACGCCTGGTACTGGAACATGGACGCCGAGTCGCGCGCCTGGGCGGACCGGTTCCGCGACGAGACCGGGACCCGGCCGACCTTCGAACACGCCGGCAACTATTCCGCGGCGCTGCAGTATCTGGAGGCGGTCCAGGAGGCCGGCACCGACGACGCCGACGCGGTCGTCGGCAAGCTCGAGGGCAGACGAGTCAACGACGTCTTCCTGCGCAACGGCGAGATCCGCGCCAAGGACCACCTGGTCACCCACGACGCCTACCTGGCCCGGGTCAAGAAGCCGTCGGAGGTGAAGGAGGACTGGGACTACGAGGAGATCGTCACCACGATCCCGGCGGCGAAGGCATTCCCTCCGGCCGAGGCGTCCAACTGCTCGCTCTGAGCGGTGGTCGGAGTCCGTAGTCCGCAGACACCCGTCGGCGCCCAGCGTGAGCCCCGGGAAAGGAACCCATGAACGCAGTGCTGCAGTACGCCGTACAGGGCCTGGCGGCCGGCAGCTTCTACGCGCTGGCCGCCCTGGGACTGGCGATCATCTTCGGCGTCCTGGGCGTGGTGAACTTCGCCCACGGCGCGTTCTACATGCTCGGCGCGGTCGCCGCGGCCGTGCTGCTCGACACCCTCGGGCTCACGCTGTGGTGGGCGCTGCTGGCGGTACCGCTGCTGATGTTCGGCTTCGGCGTCGTGGTGGAGCGGCTGCTCGTGCAGTGGCTGCTCCGGCTCGACCCGCTCTACAACTTCCTGCTCACCTTCGGTCTCACGCTGGTCCTGGTGGAGGCCGTCAAGCAGCGGTACGGCGTCTCCGGGCTGCCGTACAAGCCTCCGGACGTACTGTCCGGACGCGTCGAGCTGGCCGGCGTCGTGCTGCCGCGCTACCAACTGTTCGTCTTCCTGTTCTCCGTGGCGATCTGTGTGCTCGTCTGGCTGCTGATGACGCGGACCAGGGTCGGCATGATCGTCCGGGCGGCGACCGAGAAGCCGGAGCTGGCCCGTGCCCTGGGCATCAACGTCGGCCGCTGGGTGACGCCGGTCTTCGGCTTCGGGGTCGCGCTCGCCGGGCTGGCCGGCGTGCTCGCCGCACCGTTCCGGGCGATCACCGCCGACATGGGCAACAACTTCGCGATCATCCTGTTCGCGGTCGTGGTGATCGGGGGACTCGGGTCGATCGTCGGCGCCGTGGTCGCGGGTTTCATGGTGGGCCTGGTGGAGGCGTTCGGGCAGGCGTACGCCCCCACGTTCGCGCAGATCCTGATCTTCGTCCTGATGGCGGTGATCATCCTGGTCCGCCCCGCCGGGCTGTTCGGACGCAAGGAGGCGACGGCATGACCCGGTCCGTGGTAACCGAGGCCCCGGTCACCGAGCCGCAGTCCGCCACCTCGGCGGGCAGCCCGAGACTGCGCTGGGTTCTGCTCGCCGTCGGCCTGGTGGCGGCGCTGGCGCTGCCGTGGTTCGTCTATCCGCCGGTGGCGATGGACATCGTCGCGATGGCGCTGTTCGCGATCGCCCTGGACATCCTGCTCGGCTACACCGGCCTGCTCTCCTTCGGACACGCGGCCTTCTGGGGCAGTTCGGCGTACGTGACCAGCCTGATCGCGACGCACCACGGCGTGCCGTTCCCGGTGGCCGTCGTCGGCGGCGCGCTGTTCGCGATGATTCTCGCCCTCCCCGCCGGATATCTGTCGGTGCGCCGCTCCGGGATCTACTTCGCGATGGTGACCCTCGCCTTCGCCCAGATGGTCTACTTCATCGGGTACCAGTGGAGCGGCCTGACCGGCGGCGAGAACGGGCTGCAGGGCGTACCCCGGAATTTCTTCGGGATCGAGCTGGTGGAGACCGATTCGTTCTACTTCTACTACGCGGCCCTGCCGATCCTCCTGCTCGGCATGTGGGTGGCCTGGCGGATCGTGCACTCGCCGTTCGGCCGGGTCCTGGTGTCGATCCGCGACAACACCCAACGGGCCCGGGCGCTCGGTTACGAGGTGGAGAAATACAAGGTCATCGCCTTCGTGCTCTCCGCCGGACTGACCGGGCTGGCCGGCGGTGTCTTCGCCATCAACCACGGTTTCGTCGCGCTGACCGAACTGCACTGGAGCACCTCCGGCGAGGTCGTGCTGATGACGGTGCTCGGCGGCATCGGCACGCTGTGGGGAGGAATCCTCGGCGCGTTCCTCTCCGTGATGCTCGCCGACTATCTCGCCTCGTCCGGCTTCGACGGTATCGATCTGGTCACCGGCTCGGTCTTCGTCCTCGTGGTGCTGCTGTTCCGGCGTGGGCTCTGGGGTACCGTTCGGTATCAATGGCTGGCCTGGCAGCAGCGCCGTACGTCGTCGCGCCGCACCTCGGCCGGTGCCGACCCGGCGGAGCGCGGGCCGTGAGCCGCTGCGGACGTCCCGCAGGGGTCACAGAGTTCGGCAAACCTCACGATGCGCGGGAACTGCACTTCGCGCAAGAGCAGATCAGGAGAGGGCACCTGTCGGTGACTTCGCGGAGAATACTCGAGACCAAGTACCGGATCTCGGAAACGGCGATGGCCCTGTTCCTGGAGGAGGGGTACGCGAATGTGACCGTCGAAGCCGTTGCGGAGGCGTCGAGCGTGTCCCGCCGCACCGTCTTCCGGCACTTCGAAAGCAAGGACGAACTCGCGTTTCCGGACCACACCGAACGCATCAGGCTGGTCGAGCGATGCCTCCTGGAGTCGGCCCCCGACACGGATCCGGTGGAGGCCGTCATCGCGGCCACGGGCGAGTCGTTGCGTGACTTCCTCAGTCGTCCCGAACTCGTCCTCCGGCGATTCAAACTGACGCGTGTCGTGCCCGAGTTGCGCAAGCGGGAGGTCATCGAGCACGAGCGGTACGTGGCGCTCACCCGTTCGTTCCTGCGCGACCACCTCCCGGCCGACGCTCCGCCTTTCCAGTCGATGGCCCTGGCGGCGCTGATCGACGCGATCCACCGCTCCGCGCTCGGAAACTGGGTACGCACCGGCGGCGCGACCGACGCCGTCGCCGAGTTGGAGGCGGGCATGGAGTGGGTCCGTCGGCTCATGGTCCACCAGTCGACCTTCTCGGCCTCCCCGCTGCTCCTCGCGTTGCTCCCGGACACGCCGCAGACCCGTCGCGTCCTGACCTCACTGAAGGACGCGGCGGAGGAACTGTTCTAGTCATGGCGGACAGGAGGATCTAGTTATGGCGGACAGGAGGAGGAGCCGGAGTTGCCGAACCTGACCTTCGACTTCGCGGGGAGAACCGCGATCGTGACCGGAGCGGCGCGCGGACTCGGGATCGAGTTCGCCCGCCTCTTCCACGAGTCCGGGGCGACGGTCTTCCTGGTCGACGCCGACGCCGAGGCGGTCGCGCTGGCGGCGGAGGAGCTGGGCGCCGTCGGCGTCGCTTGCGACGTCACCAGCACCGAGGCCGTCGAGGCCCTGGTGCGGAGGGTGGTCGCGGCCTCCGGTCGCCTGGACATCGTCGTCAACAACGCCGGCATCCTCCGGGACCGTCGACTGT from Plantactinospora sp. BC1 carries:
- a CDS encoding long-chain fatty acid--CoA ligase produces the protein MRGLMQDRSLDVGLLMRRADLGFRHKRVVTATASGETISTWGEVIDRARRLSAVLDVLEVPNSARVGTFGWNSQRHVELYLGVPSAGRVLHTINHRLFARDLVHIMSDAADDVVFVDRSLLGTVWDAVRSIATVRWIVVMDDGGDEAVPADPRVVDYEALLARCPEPAPLPCVDEDDAASLCYTSGTTGRPRGVLYSHRSLVLHAMLLLGVDSFAISERDVVMPIVPMFHVNAWGLPYAAVLAGADLVLPGPAMAPTELIQRLSRHRVTFAAGVPAIWRGLEPLLRTADLSSLRKVVSGGSALPDALSQAWERAIGVPITGSWGMTETSPLVACGRVSSAHDALPADERRRVLGRPGPTVPLVDVRIVDAERRPVARDGIASGELQVAGPTVAASYFGADPGTSSFTDDGWLRTGDVATLDEFGYLRIVDRIKDMIKSGGEWISSVTLENELMAHPAVREAAVIGVVDDRWGERPCAYVVLAGGVDVDETGLREYLRGRVASWWIPDRFVVVDEIPKTATGKFSKVALRGLTGSVAGSDGVV
- a CDS encoding carboxylesterase/lipase family protein, whose protein sequence is MPAMPSGAAIAREPAGRRRTRSSLLRPILGVVLATAVLAATPPAGASAHALHPGANPTQVRTTLGPIVGLNEGRSSGTYSWLGIPYAEPPVGRLRWQPPKTHRSWVDVRRTQEYGPGCTQPGRFFSPSPNGPRYDLAVRDGLQQPVGEEDCLTLNVFRPSTSARDLPVVFFIHGGSNVVGYSADPMYDGRELARRAQAVVVTVNYRVGIFGWLNAEGAGHDDPLSASGNFGTLDLVKALRFVDQNARRFGGDPGNISVMGQSAGAVNVWSLLVSPLARGMVDKAIPLSGGLSTRSVASARAYADRVMQAAKSDHPSSGSSGMELLRSLPADELVRVLVRHQLDATPAVIADGTVIPADPYAVLGSGVGRDVPVLAGNTLEEGKLFGSTIGAHRPSDYDRFTMQYLFDPDDPGELTTSDLLRDEYLPVEKPGGWNDAAAALTEAVFTGINRDSLDALARGGNRSLYHYRFDWNQQPAPFDEVYGAVHAIDLPFVFGNFGRNVFSYAFSQQNRPGRLRLSDLMIASVRNFVHHGSPQHRGLGRHWDQWPASLVLDADDRHVRLGSTTVR
- a CDS encoding tannase/feruloyl esterase family alpha/beta hydrolase; the encoded protein is MLASATAVLGTAPATATVGAAPSCAELAGSEIPASAITLPTRGGRVGSASLVTQTVSGKTIEYCTVGAALFPIDPSAPDIRLQIAMPVEWNRNAMMFGGGGYNGTIPAVTQNVPFGRADQPTPLARGYVTFGSDSGHQAGPAGSLDGSFGMNDEALRNFAAGDALKKTRDAALYLIRRGYGVGPGRTYFAGGSTGGREALVVAQRWPDAFDGVISAYPAWNNTAEILHLGHLVQVMSRPGAFPGPEKQTLLYDSVMAACDGRDGLEDRIISNADGCELDPRVLRCSKGADTGPTCLSDPQIASVIAAAEPFRWPYRIASGERYYPGFPLLSGADMRTPVLGFGTSAPANPMPTTSGYGAQYWDQWVKYFLTRDAGHDPLAVDPRRPGKWLPRISHLSTIQDRNDSDLRPFARSGGKLLLLHGAADELVSHRSTNDYYRRVLGTVGTRQTREFMRYYLVPGANHANVGAPAFAANWDSLSALERWVEAGRPPVRPVATDARSGRTRPLCEYPRWPKYRSGDPDSAESFVCAR
- a CDS encoding ABC transporter ATP-binding protein, giving the protein MALRTRSLTKVFRGFRAVDSVDLEVREGSVHALVGPNGAGKTTLFNLLTGFVSPTSGAITVFDEDVTGQQPEQVARRGVARSFQITSLFETLTSRQHVELALQGLTSQGFRFWRSEKLLGRNRARVDELLAQVGLMPLAEKPVGLLAYGQKRALELALVLALDPRVMLLDEPTAGMGIEDVDRTIELVRRLAAGRTVVFVDHNMHVVGSLADRVTVLQQGRILAEGGYDEVRNDERVITAYLGEADHA
- a CDS encoding ABC transporter ATP-binding protein — its product is MLEVNGLMAWYGEAQALHGVSVRVGEGEVVTLVGRNGAGKTTLVRCLIGLHRQVGGSVSFLGRDVTRTPAHQRARAGMGWVQDDRGIYASLSVEENLLLPPRVSDRAWTLERVYETFPELADRRRAPGTTLSGGEQQMLAIARALRTGARLMLMDEPSEGLAPVVVARIGTIIRQIKATGAGVLLIEQNVKFAATVADRHYLLSQGRVVETLDNSEFRRREGELLTHLGI
- a CDS encoding ABC transporter substrate-binding protein, which codes for MRSKRIGAGAAAVTGVLLLGACGAGGPGGSDGDFTDGKLVLAVLNDQSGIYKDASGPNSVKAVRMAVADYQKKYGDRAVVDEIEVTSTDHQNKPDIANTKAKELYERGGADVILDVPTSSAALAVANQAKSHKKLFLDVSAATTELTGGQCNKYTFQWAYNTYMLANGTGTTVTENGGKNWHIIYPDYQFGQDMTKSFTEAIKRAGGTVQGTIPTPFPNDNFATFLTKAGSTNPDVIGTMQAGGDLINVVKQFNESGLRERGIDLAVGLMLITDIHSLGVDQFAGTMFTDAWYWNMDAESRAWADRFRDETGTRPTFEHAGNYSAALQYLEAVQEAGTDDADAVVGKLEGRRVNDVFLRNGEIRAKDHLVTHDAYLARVKKPSEVKEDWDYEEIVTTIPAAKAFPPAEASNCSL
- a CDS encoding branched-chain amino acid ABC transporter permease — protein: MNAVLQYAVQGLAAGSFYALAALGLAIIFGVLGVVNFAHGAFYMLGAVAAAVLLDTLGLTLWWALLAVPLLMFGFGVVVERLLVQWLLRLDPLYNFLLTFGLTLVLVEAVKQRYGVSGLPYKPPDVLSGRVELAGVVLPRYQLFVFLFSVAICVLVWLLMTRTRVGMIVRAATEKPELARALGINVGRWVTPVFGFGVALAGLAGVLAAPFRAITADMGNNFAIILFAVVVIGGLGSIVGAVVAGFMVGLVEAFGQAYAPTFAQILIFVLMAVIILVRPAGLFGRKEATA
- a CDS encoding branched-chain amino acid ABC transporter permease — encoded protein: MTRSVVTEAPVTEPQSATSAGSPRLRWVLLAVGLVAALALPWFVYPPVAMDIVAMALFAIALDILLGYTGLLSFGHAAFWGSSAYVTSLIATHHGVPFPVAVVGGALFAMILALPAGYLSVRRSGIYFAMVTLAFAQMVYFIGYQWSGLTGGENGLQGVPRNFFGIELVETDSFYFYYAALPILLLGMWVAWRIVHSPFGRVLVSIRDNTQRARALGYEVEKYKVIAFVLSAGLTGLAGGVFAINHGFVALTELHWSTSGEVVLMTVLGGIGTLWGGILGAFLSVMLADYLASSGFDGIDLVTGSVFVLVVLLFRRGLWGTVRYQWLAWQQRRTSSRRTSAGADPAERGP
- a CDS encoding TetR/AcrR family transcriptional regulator; translation: MALFLEEGYANVTVEAVAEASSVSRRTVFRHFESKDELAFPDHTERIRLVERCLLESAPDTDPVEAVIAATGESLRDFLSRPELVLRRFKLTRVVPELRKREVIEHERYVALTRSFLRDHLPADAPPFQSMALAALIDAIHRSALGNWVRTGGATDAVAELEAGMEWVRRLMVHQSTFSASPLLLALLPDTPQTRRVLTSLKDAAEELF